From a single Bacteroidales bacterium genomic region:
- a CDS encoding RNA pseudouridine synthase: MVSDIPSQILFEDNHLIIVNKKPGQLVQPDNSGDASLEINIKYYLKQKYVKPGEAFLGVAHRLDRPVSGVVIFTKTSKALVRINEMLKKHEIKKTYWAVVKNKPPQDEALLSQYIIRNQKINKSIVYNISVDGAQKAELSYQLIASSQKYYLLEVNLMTGRHHQIRAQLSALGCPVKGDIKYGFARTNPDGSICLHAREVEFTHPINKKSLVVTAPAPDSDVWKFF; the protein is encoded by the coding sequence ATGGTTTCCGACATCCCTTCACAGATACTTTTCGAGGATAACCATCTTATTATCGTAAACAAAAAACCAGGGCAGCTTGTCCAACCTGACAATTCGGGAGATGCCTCATTAGAAATAAATATTAAATATTACTTAAAACAAAAATACGTCAAGCCCGGAGAAGCGTTCCTCGGAGTGGCGCACCGGCTGGACCGCCCGGTCAGCGGCGTTGTGATATTTACCAAGACCAGCAAAGCATTGGTGCGCATCAATGAGATGTTAAAAAAACATGAAATAAAAAAAACCTACTGGGCTGTTGTTAAAAACAAGCCACCACAGGATGAAGCCTTGCTATCACAGTACATTATTAGAAACCAAAAAATTAACAAAAGCATAGTGTATAATATCTCTGTTGATGGCGCACAAAAAGCAGAACTATCCTATCAATTAATTGCGTCGAGCCAAAAGTATTATTTACTGGAAGTTAACCTTATGACCGGCCGCCATCATCAGATAAGAGCCCAACTGTCAGCTTTGGGCTGCCCTGTGAAAGGAGATATTAAATATGGTTTTGCAAGAACTAACCCCGATGGTTCGATATGCCTCCATGCCCGAGAAGTTGAATTTACTCATCCTATAAATAAAAAATCTCTTGTCGTTACTGCGCCAGCTCCCGATTCAGACGTTTGGAAATTTTTTTAA
- the rpsO gene encoding 30S ribosomal protein S15 — translation MYLTSETKKNIFKKHGKSEFDTGTSEGQIALFTKRIQHLTEHLKTNKKDDFTRRSLVLLVGKRRRLLDYLKEKDISRYRNIIKELKIRK, via the coding sequence ATGTATCTTACAAGCGAAACAAAGAAAAATATTTTTAAGAAACACGGCAAATCGGAGTTTGATACCGGTACGTCTGAAGGGCAGATAGCACTTTTTACAAAAAGAATACAGCACCTTACAGAACATTTAAAAACAAATAAGAAAGATGATTTTACCCGCAGGTCATTGGTATTGCTTGTCGGGAAAAGAAGGCGCCTGCTTGATTATCTGAAAGAAAAAGATATCAGCAGATACAGAAACATCATCAAAGAATTAAAAATCAGGAAGTAA
- the panB gene encoding 3-methyl-2-oxobutanoate hydroxymethyltransferase has protein sequence MITEPNKINKITTHVLREMKLLGRKIAMLTAYDYSFAKILDAAGIDIILVGDSASNVMAGHTSTLPITLDQMIYHATSVMRGVNRALVVVDLPFGTYQGNSKNALSTAIRIMKESGADAVKLEGGKEVLESVERILSAGIPVMGHLGLTPQSIHKFGTYVVRATEEKEAQKLIEDAHILDNAGCFGIVLEKIPANLAAKVTAEVKTPVIGIGAGSEVDGQVLVLHDMLGINIDFSPRFLRRYHNLNEEIRGAVTAYINDVKSQKFPNEKEQY, from the coding sequence ATGATTACCGAACCAAATAAAATAAATAAAATCACCACACATGTGCTTCGGGAGATGAAACTCCTGGGAAGAAAAATTGCCATGCTCACAGCTTATGATTACTCATTTGCCAAAATACTTGATGCAGCAGGTATTGATATTATCCTTGTGGGCGATTCGGCTTCAAATGTGATGGCAGGTCATACTTCAACCCTTCCTATCACTCTCGACCAAATGATTTATCATGCCACATCGGTTATGCGCGGCGTAAACCGTGCATTAGTGGTTGTTGACCTGCCCTTCGGTACTTATCAGGGGAATTCAAAAAATGCCCTTTCCACCGCCATTCGCATTATGAAGGAATCAGGGGCCGATGCTGTAAAACTTGAAGGAGGAAAAGAAGTACTTGAATCGGTTGAACGCATTCTGTCTGCCGGCATACCCGTAATGGGGCATTTAGGACTCACACCTCAATCCATACATAAATTTGGGACTTATGTTGTACGTGCCACCGAGGAAAAAGAAGCACAAAAACTTATTGAAGACGCTCATATTCTCGATAATGCAGGTTGTTTCGGAATCGTACTCGAAAAAATTCCTGCTAATCTTGCTGCAAAGGTTACAGCCGAAGTAAAAACTCCTGTTATAGGTATTGGCGCAGGCAGTGAAGTTGACGGACAGGTGTTGGTGTTACACGATATGCTTGGCATTAACATTGATTTTTCACCACGTTTTTTACGCAGGTACCACAACCTGAATGAAGAAATCAGAGGCGCTGTAACCGCTTATATTAACGATGTCAAATCACAGAAATTTCCCAACGAAAAAGAACAATACTAA